The following coding sequences lie in one Brassica napus cultivar Da-Ae unplaced genomic scaffold, Da-Ae ScsIHWf_3155;HRSCAF=3975, whole genome shotgun sequence genomic window:
- the LOC125603327 gene encoding uncharacterized protein LOC125603327: protein MDDDTGFEMEEELRDKKAQKEYYNMIDFVANAQQGIPKICPCGSITKETVDEDDTYDYLPGKRYFICKDFENDGLHFRQPWVTAIHEEVERLKERYHEQAKLLRECQALKDQVRMLQDE, encoded by the exons GTTTTGAAATGGAGGAAGAACTTCGAGATAAGAAAGCACAGAAAGAGTACTACAACATGATCGATTTTGTTGCAAATGCGCAACAGGGGATTCCCAAAATTTGCCCCTGTGGATCAATCACGAAAGAAACCGTTGATGAAGATGATACGTACGACTACCTCCCGGGAAAAAGATACTTTATCTGCAAAGACTTTGAG AATGATGGGCTGCATTTCAGGCAACCATGGGTTACGGCTATTCATGAAGAAGTTGAGAGGCTCAAAGAACGGTATCACGAGCAGGCGAAGCTTCTGAGAGAGTGCCAGGCACTTAAG GACCAGGTGAGAATGCTGCAGGACGAGTGA